In Suncus etruscus isolate mSunEtr1 chromosome 9, mSunEtr1.pri.cur, whole genome shotgun sequence, the genomic window ACTGGCGTTTGTAGCTCTTGACCTTACTCTGCAGCTTGTCCACCAAGTCCTGCATGCGAGCCAGGTTCTTCTTGTCCTCCTCCGCCTAGACTGGCAAAGGGAAGTGAGCTCTTGCGAGCAGAACCAGGGCCAGCCATGGTGCAGATCAAAGCCTGGGCACCCACCTGGTAAGCGAGCTCCTTGACCCGGCGCTCATGTTTCCGCACCCCTTTGAGGGCCTCGCTGTGCTTTTTCTGCTCTGCATCCAGCTCCGCCTCCAGTTCCCGCACCTGCAAGCATTAGGGGCCAGTCCTGACACTCCTTTCCTCAGCAGCCCACTCTGTTGTGTACCCCGGGAGGGCTAGAAGGTCTATACGCACCTTGGCCTCCAGCTTCTGCACCTGCTTCTTCCCGCCTCGGAGGGCAGCCTGTTCTGCCTCTTCTAGTCGGGCTTGCAGCTCCCGGGCTGTCTGCTCCAGGGTCTTCTTCATCCGCTCCAGGTGGGCGCTCGTGTCCTGCTCCTTCTTCAGCTCTTCCGCCATCATGGCCGCCTGCCATCATGAGCACAAGAGCCCATGAGCAGGGATCGCCAGTCCCGGGGCCCCTCCCCTGCCATCCCTCCCAGCCCAGCCTCACATCCGTGATGGCTTTTTTGGCCTTCTCCTCTGCCTCCCGCCGCTCCTGGGCAGCCTCCTCCACTTCTCCACTCAGCTGAGCCACATCTGCCTCCAGTTTCTTCTTTTGGTTCAGGAGACCAGTATTCTGGAGAGGCAGCAGAGTCTTAGAGCTGATGTCAGGCCAGCATACCCCACCATCCCTTCCACTCACCATCCCTTCCACCTGCACCACACCTGCGAGTGCAGGAGGTTGAAGCGCTCGGTGGCCTCCAGAAGCTCTTGTTCTGCCAGCCGCCGGCTGCGCTCGCCCTGCTCGAGGGCAGCCCGCAGCTCTTCCAGTTCTGCTGCCAGCAGAGCCGCCCGCCGCTCCAGGGCCTGGGCCTGTTCCCGCAGATCGGCCGCCAGCCGCTGGGCCTCATCGCGCCCTGCCTGTTCCTCCTTCAGCTGGGCCTGCAGCAGCCGAATGGCTGCCTGGGCCTCGGCCGTCTGCCTCGTGGCATGGCCCAGCTGCAGCTCCAGGTCGTTGAGGTCTCCCTCCATCTTCTTCTTGAGTCGCAGGGCCTCATTGCGGGCCCGTGTCTCCGCATCCAGAGAGGCCTGCAGGGACTCCACGGCCCTCTGGTGGTTGCGTCTGGGGAAGGGCGGGGCAGAGGTTCTCTGGTGGGTACCCAATACCCTTTAGACCCTGCTCCCTCTGTAGTTTTCAATGTGCTACCCTTGGAGGCAGCTCCTGGATCCCAGGTAATGGGGCCTTTGAGCAGACTCCCCAAACCAATGTATAAGCTTGGACTAGCCCTTGGCTTCTGTGCTTCACCCCTCGGCTGGGTAAGTCCAGTGAGAGGCCAACCAGATCCTTGGGTCAGCCAAGAGGAGAGCAAGCCCAAACCCTGCCTTTCCTTTTGCTCTAAGTGGCTGGCATGGCATCCCCTCCCACTAGAACGAGGAGAGACGTGGGGTAATGAGCAGGGATGGAGTCCTCACACCTCAGGTTAGTGCACTCCTCATCTTTCTCCGCCAGCTTCCGGTCCACCTCAGCCTTGACCTGGGACAGCTCCAGCTGGATCCGCAAAGTCTTTGTTTCCTCTAACTCCAGGGCTCCCTGAGGGGCAGAATTGGCAGAATGGAGGTGGGGGCCGGCCATACAAGTCTAAAAGGGGAGAGGTGAGGGGGACAGCTGGTCTTCCCCTGCTCCATGGGTGGCCCCTGACCTCTGCTTCCTCCAGCGCAGCCTGGAGCTCACTCTTCTCCCCTTCCAGCGCCTTCTTGGCTTTCTCCAGCTCCTGGATGTTCTTCCCACTGAGGCTCACCTGATCTGTGAGCTCGCTGATCTCCTCTGTGGAGCAGATGACCCGAGAGGCTCACCCTTGCTCAAGCTCAACCCAGATGGCCTTATTCAGCCCAAGTCAGCACTAGCTCAGGGTGGCACCTGAGTTTTGGGGCGGGTCATACCCTGCAGGTTCTTGTTCTCCCGCTTGAGTGTCTCCAGGGCGTCAAGCGCCTCCTCGTGGCTGTGGCGCAGCCGGAAGAGCTCGGTGCCCAGGCTGCGGGCCTCCCTCTGAGCTGCTTCCAGCTCACGCTGCATTTCTTCTTCCTGCCTCCGCCGCTCCTCCAGTGCCCGCTCCAAGTGCCGCTGCTTCTTGTCGAGTGCAGCAGCCGCCGAGGTGGCCCGCTCCAGCTCCAGGGTCACGTCCTCCGACTCGGTCTGCAGCCGCAGCTTGGCCTTCTCCAGCGAGGAGCACTTGGCGTTAGCGGCCTCCACACCCTCCTCAGCTTCCTGCAGCCGCAGGGCCAACTTCTTCCTAGCAGGGGTGCAGTTGGAGTCGGAGTGGGCTGCAGACTGAGGGGGGTTCCCCACAGAATGGCTTCTGCTTCTGTCCTTACCTCAGCGGGCCCAGAGGTTTAGGGTAGTAGCCCGGCCAGCCAGCAAGGTACTCACTTGGCCTCCTCCAGCTCCTCGGTCCTCTGAATGGCGTCCGCCTCATACTTGCTTCTCCACTGGGCCACCTCGGCATTGGCCTTGGACAGCAGGCGCTGCAGCTCTGCCTGGGCCTCTGCCTCCTCCTCGTGCTGCTCCCGCAGGAGGTCACAATCGTGCCTCAAAGCCTGCACGGCGTGGGCCAGTGCACTCTTGGCCTGCAGGGACCCCAGGACCTCAGCATTAGGTGGGTGGGGACTCCATCCCCTACCCCATCCATGGAAGCTGGCAGCAGGCCCACCTTGCTCTCCTCTTCCAGCTGCCTTCGCAGCTCCTCCAGGCTCTGGGTGGCCGAGGACTTCCCGCGGCTCAGCTGGCTGATGAGGGATTCCTTCTCCTCCAAAATGCGACTCAGCTCCCCTGCGGGTCAGGGGCAAGTGGGCCAGGTGAGGTGCACAGAGGGACGGCACTGGGGCACCTCCTCAGTGGGGCTTACCGAGCCCTGGGCCTCACCACTTTCGGTCTGCAGCCGCCCGCGCTGGGCACTTGCATCTGCCAGCTGCCGCTGCAGTTCCTCCACCTTGATCTTGGCCTCGCTCAGCTGATCCTCACAGGCCCGGCACAGTTTCTCTGCATTGGCCTGGGGTCAGGGGTGGAGACAAGTGTGTGCATCGAGAATAGAATCTGAGGCAGCCAATCAATCCAAAATTGGTAATTGGGCTGGAGGCTAGTGACAGGGACCCCAAGAAGCGAGGGCAAGATTTTCCGGAAGCCAGTGAGTTGGTATGAGATTAGACTGCAGTCAGCTGGGGTAGCCTTTGGGCTTTGGCCTGGGGCCAATATTGGGGTTCAAGAACAGGAAGTATTAGATGAGAGTTGAGGTCAAAGGAGCTTTGGGCCAAAATGGGAGTCAGAATGGGGAACAGAGCCCAGACTTCACATGAGGACGAGAGGGTCGGCTGCTGACATTGGGACTGGGGTAGAGGGAGCTGGGGTCAGAGGTACCTTGCCACGGGCCAGGGTCTCCACGCTGGCTCCCAGGTCATCCACCTCCATGCGGAGCTCACTCTTCTCCTTTTCTAGCTTCTGCCTCACCCGCTGCAGACTGTCCACCTGCTCGCTCAGCTCAGCCGCGCTGTCGGCCTGCTTGCGCCGCAGGGCAGCCACCGTAGCCTCGTGCCGCAGCGCTGCCTCCTCCAGCTCCCGCCGCAGCCGCCCCAGCTCGGCCTCGCGCTTGCGGCAGCCCTCGCGCTGCCCGGCCGACGCGCCGCCCGCCTCCTCCAGCCGCTCGCTCAGCTCCTCCAGCTCCTGGGCGGCCTCGGCCCGCTGCTTCTCCACACGGGCTCGCGCTGCCCGCTCGGCCTCCAGCTCCTCTTCCAGTTCCTCGGCCCGAGCCTGGTGTGGCGGGCAGCGTGTTCACCATCGCCTCTGAGGGCCCCAGAACACCCCCGTCCGCCCCGACCCCACATACCTGCAGCTCCTTGATCTTCTTCTGCAGCTGGGCCGCGACCAGCTGCTCGTCCTCCACTCGCAGGCTCAGCTGACTCACCTCGGAGTCCTTCCTAGAGGCGACAGGCTGAGCCTGAGAGAGGAACCTCATCCCCACTGTGTGGGGCTGCCCTCTGttgcgcgcgcgcacgcgcacacacacacacacacacacacacacacacacacacacacacaccttggtaATAGCAACAGTGGGGCTCCCCAACCCAAACAAACCCAAGTTCAGGCCCCCAGAATCAGCTTTAGATCCCTGACACAGGTCTACTTCAGGCTCCCCACCCCAAGACACTGACCAAGGTCAGACCTGCCTCCCACCCCAACACGCACACAGGCCTAGTTCAGGACTCCTCCCCGGCCCCTACACAAGCCTGTGTtcagaaaccccagaaaaaagttCCTACTTCTTGAGTTTCTCTTCCAGCTGCTGTTTATCCTGGGTAGCGTCTGTCACTGACTCCTGTGTCAGCTTCAGGTCACCCTCCAGCTTGCGCTTTGCTCGCTCCGTGTCAATGCGCAGCTTCTTCTCCTGCTCCAGGGAGCATTCCAGCTGTGGATGGAGAGGCCAGGTGCCTCAGTTGTCGTGATGGCTGGTGGCCACAGGCACAGACAcagacatgtgcacacacacacacacacacacacgcatgcacacacacatgcaccctCTGCCATGCCCTGACTCACGTCCTCCACCTGCTGCTCCAGGCGGATCTTGGCCTTGGCCAGTGCATTCACACGGTCCTCCTCAGTCTGCAGGTCCCCTAGCACCTGCTGATGAGCCTCCTGCAAGGCTTTCTTTTCCTTGGTCAGCCGGGCCACGGACTCATCCAGCACCGCCATCTCCTCTGTGAGGTTCTTCACCTGGGCCAGGGTCGTTGTGTGGGTTCCTCCTGCACTTTATGGCCACCCTGCCAACTCCCAGCCCCACTTGCATCTAGGGAATCTTTGGCAAGCCATTTGTTCAGGTCCTCTCATGCTCATCCATGAAAGATGGTCATCTCTGGTGATTTTGGGTAAATGGCGCAACAGCCTGACGTGCATGCAGAGGCCCTGGGGCCCAAGACTGCAATGCCTCCTAAGTACCACTGAGATGGCCCTGGTGGCCCCTGGAACTGTTGAGGCCAAGCAGTACTAAGCAGATATGACTGGGAGTGATCCTAGAGCCCCTAACCCTGCTGGGGAGCACCCCCATAAAAAAGTACCAGTTATATTGAGCAAAATGCACACAAAACCCATTGCAAAGCAACCAGCCGAGCACAGAGGTCAGTAAGTGTCTGATATTTTAGGTTACCCCCAGAAGCCTGCCTTtcctccccccaaattaaatcCACATCCCTGAAAGTGCAGCAGTCAAAGGCATTGGGGAGGGGTAGTTGGAAAAATAGGGTACCCATTCCCCAAGGGCTACAGACCAGAATAGGACAGGTAGACACTTCACCGAGTGCAAGGCCCTAAGAGGCAGGCAAAGACTAGTTCTTTACTGCTGAGAGGTCTGTGCTGCTCTAACTCCAAGAGGTAGTAGCTTCCAAGTTAGTTGGCCAGGCTGTGGGAGAGGGGAGTGGGCATGGCTGCTTGCCTCCCACCTTATTCTCGGTGGCGTGTTTTTCCTTCTCGGCTTTGGCCAACGTCAGTTCCAGATCGTCGATGTCCTTCTTGAGCTCCGTGCACTCATCCTCCAGTTTGCGCCGGCGAGAGGCCAAATCTGCATTgacctcctcctcatcctccagCCGCTCACCCAGTTCCTTGACCTTGGCCTCCAGCTGCACCTTGGACTTGATGAGCAGGTGGCAGCGCTCCTCAGCATCGGCCAAGTTGTCCTGCTCCTGAAGGGCAGTGGACAGGGGACTTCATTGGGGCAGTACTGGGACTTCATTGGGGCAGTACTGGGGGTATCTGCTGAGGACACAAAATTTATCTCTGTGCAAAACTTTGGCACCTCCGTTCAGCTGGGTTCAGGGAATCAAGTGAGCTCTGAAAGGGCTCAGGTGTGCAGGGCATTCAAGTCAAGGGATGATGGACAGCAGCAAGAAGGGGCAAGAGACAACTGGGAGTGAGACAGCTCGGGATAACCAGAGTGAGACCCAGCCTGGGGACAAGGAGAAAAATGCTAGTGGAAGCTTGAGTGAGGACAGAGCTCTGCACAGCCCAGGATGGGTTAGGGTTGTCAGACCCACCAGCTCAGCTTCTGCACTAGCAGGTAGCCTTTGTGGCACAGACATGTATGCCATCCTGCCCCATGTCTGCAGAGCTGCAGGACCTGCCTGGCACATAGCTTACACTCACAGTATctgttcaaaggactggagcacctGTCTGGCATGGTGAAGCCCTGAGTTCCATCTCGGGCCCCACTACCAGCCCGGTGGCCCCCAACACTGCTGGAAGTGGACTGTGGACTTTTGGACCCTTGGCTCTTTCCTCTGGTTGTTGCTATTCCTGCCATCTGAGTCCCAAGTATCTTTTCTTCAGAGGGAGCTTTGTGGGTAGAGCTGGGGTGCTAGGCAGTCTCTGTAGCTTTGATGGGAAGCCAAGGTCACCCCAGAATAAGGGCACAAGGACAGTTGGGGACAGGGGTGAGAGGTGTGGGAGGCAAAGAGTGGACAGGGACCCAGGCCCTGTCAGGACAGGAAGAGGCCCCAACAGCCACTAGTGTGACCTGGCCAGAGTCTGCTCATGGCATTTCCTTGGCGTAACCTGGGGTTCTGGGTAAGGGAACACCTGGGGCATCAGATCTCCAAGGTTCTGTCCTCTTGCCCTGACACTCACCGCCTGCAACTGCAGTGCCAGGTCATTCTTCTCCTGAGTCACACTGACGTGCGTCTCCTCCAGCTCTCGCTGCTTGGCCTCAGCTGCAGCCAAAGCCCCCCGCAACCCCTGCAGCTCTGCCCGCATTGCTGTCAGTTCCTCCTCAGCCTGTGCTGAGCGCAGCAGGGGCTTCATCTTGAAGAAGAGCTTCATCCACGACCAGTTCTTGACAGCGTTGAAGGCCCGGATGTTCCATTGGATGGTGAATAGCGCATCCCTGGGTGGGGCGGTCACAATTCAGGGCTATAGCGCTGCTACTTCCTCACCCTTAGCACTTGGGGGAAACCATAGTGGACACCCCCAATAGCTTCTAAGGTAGGTTCTCAAAAAAGCCCCAAATGTGTCCTGGCCTACACAGGATTCAGGTGACATCAGTGGCTTCCTTTCACTCCACACCCCACAGAGAATCCTCCACTGCAGAAAGGCAATGGCACTGTCCCCTCAGGGTCAACTGCACTGTGACCAGATGATGCCAGCAGGTCCAAAAAACTTGGGAAATGCTAGAACTCTGATAACCACTATCACATGTGCTACTTTGAGCAGGAGAATGGGGTAGGGAactggaccacatctggtgatgctcagggcttactcccagctctgcactcaggattactcctgtagGTGCTCAGAGTATCATACTGGATACCAGGCACCCAAACCTGGATCTAATACATGcagggcaagagccctacctgctgaattATCTCTTCAGCTTCTGTCACATGCACCCTTTTCCCTGATTTTGAAGCAAGAAAtggaagtggggtgggggtgggttgagGGGAAGCAGCAGAATCCCCAAAGCCCCTGTGTTTAACCCAGCCATTTGTTGGTAGTGATCTAACCCTTTTCCTAGCAGAATtcaggtcttttttgttttgtttttatttaggggtccacacctagtggcgtttaggagttactcctggctctgtgcttagaaatcagaTAGCttctggcaggatcgggggaccaaaagggatgctgggaattgaaccagtttCCATcttgggtcaactgcttgcaaggcaaacgccctaccactgtgctatttctctggccccagagttcagttctatgctcagggtccACCCCGTTCCCACACACCCACCTGCCCCCAAGCAGCCGCTGGTACTCAAGGCGCATGAGGTGACCCCGACTCCGGGCCTGCAGCAGGGTCAGCACCTTGGCCAGACGCTGGTCCCGTAGCTCCTCCAGTACTCCCAGGAGGCCTGCCTTGAAGAACACCTGGGGGCCAGGGATGCTAGTTGGAGCTAGTTCACAGCAGGGCCTGATCCAGCATAACCCTCCGCAGCCAGGGCAGCCCAAACTCCTAGCCCCCAACCTTGGTGTGGCCAAACTGGTACTGGGTGTGGTCGATGTCCAGGGAGCCCAGAAGCTTCTCTGTGGCCTTCCTGCTATCCACAAAGGTGTCATCTGGAATGGCACTGGGGTTCAGGATGCGGtacctggggtgggggggggcagggaaaaTGCTCTTAGGAATCTCAGGCTCCAGAAATCAACTGACCAAGCTGGCTAGGGAGACAGTTTACACCTCCAAACTTTAATTtccctttatttcctttaatttcctaTGAGCTGTAGCTCAACATAAATTTTTGTGGGAGGAACTTCTCAAGCAATGATCAGGAGGCTTCACATCTTCCAGTGACAGTTGGTCATCCAGGGCTGGGCAGTTTCATACTCAGGCAAACATTGTGGCACTGCTCAGGCCCAGCAGTTTTGTAGCCACCGGGGCCTTGCCTCATAGTGCTCAGTGTgccatgtagtaccagggatcaaacttaggtcctgCATTTTTCAGGCATGTGGCTGACTCCTGAGCCATCTCCCCATTCCTTGCTGGTCTCCAAATGCATTTGGTCATGATGTTCTATAGAGGCTCtgggagggccagagtgacagtacagtgggcagggcactggccttccatgtggccaacctagacaGGTTCGATATCcagaatcccttatggtcccctgagcaccacagacagtaattcttgagtgtagagccaggagtaactcctgagcatcattaggtgtggcccaaaaatccaactaaaataaaataaaacaaaaagcaacaaaaataaccaaGAGGCTACAGTAAGTCACAAGCTACCTAGTAAGCTGCATTTGAATAAGTTTATGACAGTGTTTAGTTTATcttttttgtatattatatatatatatttggggggtggggtttgggcagtaacccggcagcacttaggttactcctgactttacgctcagaaatcactcctagtaggctcaggggaacatatgggatgtcagaattagaaccaccatccttctgcatgccaggcaaatgccctacctccatgctatctctccagccctatattttataattttgtgagtgtaaaaatacacaaaataggaCCGGAGacatattacagcaggtaggatgcttgtcttgcacacagatcgCCTGGATTCTATTCTCAGCACTTTATAGATTCCCCaatcaccaggggtgatccctaagcacaatgtcaggagtaacccctgaacgcagctgggaatggcccaaaacaaaaataaaatacatagggggccggagcagtggtgcaagcagtagggcgtttgccttaagcatgctaacctagaacggaccgtggttgatcccccagtgtcccatatgatcccccaagccaggagtgatttctgagcacatagtcaggattaacccctgagcatcactgggtgtggcccaaaagctaaacacacacacacacacacagaaaaggtGACATGGGACCACAGCTTAGAAGGGCAGCAGCTGGAAAACGAGCCGTGGGCTGGGAACAAGAGCAGAGTTGTGCTGTGTGGAGCTTAGTGAGGGCCACACACAGGCACAGGGCAATTGTGGATTCAAGGCATAGGCAGTGTGTGTCTCTAATATCAGATATGCTGAGTCTGTTAGCTTTTCCCCACAGCCCATAAGCAGGGCCCAGTCACAGCTCACCCCATTTGGATCCTATCCAGTCCCTCCCAGGTCCCAGCATCAGGGTGATGAGAACCTCTGAGTGGCAGCTGGTTCTGTTGTGTCCTCTCCTACCGCAATCCTCTATTTCCAGGCTGAAGCCCCAACCGGGTAGAGGGCCAAGGGGAAGAAGGTTGTAGGAGGACCCAGGGCAGGGGCAGGGACACCCACCGCTGCCGGAAGTCTGCGTACAGCAGCCTGTTGGGGAACCCTTGACGGCAGATTCGGATCCCTTCCAGAACCCCATTGCAGCGCAGCTGGTGGAGCACCAAGAAAGCATCCATGACCCCTAGACATGGCAGAGGTTAGCGAAAATGTCAGGGGTCGATGAATACACCTCCGACTCTGAGGAACTAGCAGACTTAAAGGTGGGCAGGccctggggtgggggaaggaccCCGTTTCTTGTCCAACAGGTTCCCTAATCCAGCCCTGGGATGACTACCTGGAGTCTTGTTTTCATTGGGGACAATGCAACGGACAAAGTGTGGCTGTGTGGCTCGCAAGTTGGTCATCAGCTTGTTAAGGTTCTCCTGGGGGTGGGAGAAGAAAAAGGCATGGGAAGAACAGAGAAGCCAAATTGGAAATAGCAGTGAGAGTCACCTGAGAATAAGTAAGCTCAGCACTTAAGACAATTAGTCCATACCCTTCCTTTCACCAAGTATGCCCACACACCCTCTTTCACGAAGCACGCCTGCTC contains:
- the MYH7B gene encoding myosin-7B; protein product: MMDVSELGESAPYLRQGHQELMKVQTVSWDGKKRVWVPDEQEAYVEAEVKSEAAGGKVNVETKDQKVLTVREAELHPMNPPRFDLLEDMAMMTHLNEATVLHNLRQRYARWMIYTYSGLFCVTINPYKWLPVYTAPVVVAYKGKRRSEAPPHIYSVADNAYNDMLRNRENQSMLITGESGAGKTVNTKRVIQYFAIVAALGDGPGKKAQVLATKTGGTLEDQIIEANPAMEAFGNAKTLRNDNSSRFGKFIRIHFGPSGKLASADIDSYLLEKSRVIFQLPGERGYHVYYQILSGKKPELQDMLLLSMNPYDYHFCSQGVLTVDNMDDGEELIATDHAMDILGFSVDEKCACYKIVGALLHFGNMKFKQKQREEQAEADGTESADKAAYLMGVNSGDLLKGLLHPRVRVGNEYVTKGQSVEQVAFAVGALAKATYDWLFRWLVSRINQTLDTKLPRQFFIGVLDIAGFEIFEFNSFEQLCINFTNEKLQQFFNQHMFVLEQEEYKREGIDWVFIDFGLDLQPCIDLIEKPLGILSILEEECMFPKASDASFRAKLYDNHSGKSPNFQQPRPDKKRKYQAHFEVVHYAGVVPYSIVGWLEKNKDPLNETVVPIFQKSQNRLLATLYENYAGSCSAEPPKSGVKEKRKKAASFQTVSQLHKENLNKLMTNLRATQPHFVRCIVPNENKTPGVMDAFLVLHQLRCNGVLEGIRICRQGFPNRLLYADFRQRYRILNPSAIPDDTFVDSRKATEKLLGSLDIDHTQYQFGHTKVFFKAGLLGVLEELRDQRLAKVLTLLQARSRGHLMRLEYQRLLGGRDALFTIQWNIRAFNAVKNWSWMKLFFKMKPLLRSAQAEEELTAMRAELQGLRGALAAAEAKQRELEETHVSVTQEKNDLALQLQAEQDNLADAEERCHLLIKSKVQLEAKVKELGERLEDEEEVNADLASRRRKLEDECTELKKDIDDLELTLAKAEKEKHATENKVKNLTEEMAVLDESVARLTKEKKALQEAHQQVLGDLQTEEDRVNALAKAKIRLEQQVEDLECSLEQEKKLRIDTERAKRKLEGDLKLTQESVTDATQDKQQLEEKLKKKDSEVSQLSLRVEDEQLVAAQLQKKIKELQARAEELEEELEAERAARARVEKQRAEAAQELEELSERLEEAGGASAGQREGCRKREAELGRLRRELEEAALRHEATVAALRRKQADSAAELSEQVDSLQRVRQKLEKEKSELRMEVDDLGASVETLARGKANAEKLCRACEDQLSEAKIKVEELQRQLADASAQRGRLQTESGELSRILEEKESLISQLSRGKSSATQSLEELRRQLEEESKAKSALAHAVQALRHDCDLLREQHEEEAEAQAELQRLLSKANAEVAQWRSKYEADAIQRTEELEEAKKKLALRLQEAEEGVEAANAKCSSLEKAKLRLQTESEDVTLELERATSAAAALDKKQRHLERALEERRRQEEEMQRELEAAQREARSLGTELFRLRHSHEEALDALETLKRENKNLQEEISELTDQVSLSGKNIQELEKAKKALEGEKSELQAALEEAEGALELEETKTLRIQLELSQVKAEVDRKLAEKDEECTNLRRNHQRAVESLQASLDAETRARNEALRLKKKMEGDLNDLELQLGHATRQTAEAQAAIRLLQAQLKEEQAGRDEAQRLAADLREQAQALERRAALLAAELEELRAALEQGERSRRLAEQELLEATERFNLLHSQNTGLLNQKKKLEADVAQLSGEVEEAAQERREAEEKAKKAITDAAMMAEELKKEQDTSAHLERMKKTLEQTARELQARLEEAEQAALRGGKKQVQKLEAKVRELEAELDAEQKKHSEALKGVRKHERRVKELAYQAEEDKKNLARMQDLVDKLQSKVKSYKRQFEEAEQQASTNLAKYRKAQHELDDAEERADMAETQANKLRARSRDALGPKHRSDA